In Dyadobacter subterraneus, a single genomic region encodes these proteins:
- a CDS encoding enoyl-CoA hydratase/isomerase family protein has translation MNNQTAYPHLEKKVLLITKHSPAFWRVTLDNPPINLMGPDMISGLQLLMDQIEADKELKVIVFDSANKEYFVSHFDVLRGAEVPMVSGKLGVQQWVDVSNRLHNSGVISIASVRGRVRGIGSEFILACDMRFASKQKAIFGHLEVGMGLMPGGGATEYLPLRAGYARALEIAVSSDDYTAETAELYGWINRAFDDVELDGFVNNLAARIAGFEMAALQATKATILQRSGGGPGPFEIMESTRKFFDLYQRPESQRRLEKLMDMGFQQDSDTELRLGHYLGTLAE, from the coding sequence ATGAACAATCAAACAGCGTATCCGCATCTTGAAAAGAAAGTGCTGTTAATAACAAAGCATAGCCCTGCATTCTGGAGGGTAACACTGGACAATCCGCCAATCAACCTGATGGGCCCTGATATGATATCCGGCCTTCAGCTTTTGATGGACCAGATTGAGGCTGATAAGGAATTAAAAGTCATTGTTTTCGACAGTGCCAACAAGGAATATTTTGTCTCTCACTTTGATGTACTGCGTGGTGCAGAAGTACCAATGGTTTCAGGGAAGCTTGGCGTTCAGCAGTGGGTCGATGTTTCCAACAGGCTCCACAACTCAGGTGTAATCAGCATTGCATCGGTAAGGGGGCGTGTCCGTGGTATTGGATCAGAATTTATTCTTGCCTGCGATATGCGTTTTGCCAGTAAGCAGAAAGCAATTTTTGGCCACCTTGAAGTAGGGATGGGCTTAATGCCGGGTGGCGGAGCAACAGAATACCTGCCACTGCGTGCAGGATATGCGCGGGCACTTGAAATTGCCGTAAGCTCGGATGATTATACGGCTGAGACTGCCGAACTATATGGCTGGATCAACAGGGCTTTTGACGATGTAGAGCTGGACGGCTTTGTTAACAATCTGGCAGCGCGCATTGCCGGATTTGAAATGGCCGCGTTGCAGGCAACCAAAGCGACAATCCTGCAAAGGTCTGGCGGCGGTCCGGGGCCCTTTGAGATCATGGAGTCAACAAGAAAATTCTTCGACCTGTACCAAAGGCCTGAATCTCAGAGAAGGCTTGAAAAGTTAATGGACATGGGCTTTCAACAAGATTCAGATACCGAATTAAGGTTGGGGCATTACCTGGGCACCTTAGCTGAATAA
- a CDS encoding FAD-dependent oxidoreductase: protein MEKPIIFSIDDDRQVLNAIARDLKVRYASEYKIISTTSAKEALERITELKNEAKPVAMFVCDQRMPEMEGVEFLEKAMKIYPEAKRILLTAYSDTEAAINSINRVQLDYYLMKPWDPPQEKLYPLLDDLLVDWQSNYEPDFKGIRVIGYQYSPFSHNIKDYLAGNLVPYLWLDIEKNPEARKLLELNSLSEESLPVVLLDGGVILKQPDIFALAESIGTNPEITAEIYDVVIIGAGPAGLAAAVYGASEGLRTLVIERKAPGGQAGISSRIENYLGFPSGLSGADLARRAISQARRLGAEFLSPKEVVSIKNAGNYKIITLTDGSKLNSRAIIITTGVDYRKLETPGVEDFTGAGVYYGAAMTEAAACKDKNVYIVGGGNSAGQSAVYLSKFADKVYIVIRKDSLSYTMSSYLIRQIADISNIEVLTGTEIREASGEKYLQQLTLENVATGEKSTGDAAALYIFIGAKPFTDWLDGTIQRNQKGFIETGHELVAYTDFKLAWKLKRDPFLLETSMPGIFAAGDVRAGAMNRVASAVGEGSMAISFVHKYLAEN, encoded by the coding sequence ATGGAAAAGCCAATAATATTTTCAATAGATGATGACCGGCAGGTATTAAATGCCATTGCAAGGGATTTAAAAGTACGCTATGCTTCCGAGTATAAGATTATCAGCACTACTTCCGCAAAAGAAGCACTGGAAAGAATTACTGAACTTAAAAACGAGGCTAAGCCGGTAGCCATGTTTGTTTGTGACCAGCGCATGCCTGAAATGGAAGGTGTTGAATTTCTGGAGAAGGCCATGAAAATTTACCCGGAGGCAAAGCGCATCTTACTTACAGCTTATTCGGACACTGAGGCCGCCATTAATTCCATAAACCGGGTCCAGCTGGATTATTATCTGATGAAGCCCTGGGATCCGCCACAGGAAAAGTTATATCCGCTGCTTGATGATCTGCTTGTAGACTGGCAGAGCAATTATGAACCAGATTTTAAAGGAATCCGTGTAATTGGTTACCAGTATTCACCTTTCTCACACAACATCAAGGATTATTTGGCAGGCAACCTGGTACCTTATCTTTGGCTGGACATTGAGAAAAATCCGGAAGCACGCAAATTGCTTGAGCTCAACAGTCTCAGTGAAGAAAGCCTGCCCGTTGTTCTGCTCGATGGCGGAGTGATTTTGAAGCAGCCCGATATATTCGCGCTTGCTGAAAGCATAGGAACCAACCCTGAAATCACGGCAGAAATCTATGATGTGGTCATCATCGGTGCAGGGCCCGCCGGACTTGCTGCAGCAGTTTACGGGGCTTCCGAGGGGCTGCGAACACTGGTCATTGAACGGAAAGCGCCTGGCGGACAGGCCGGAATAAGTTCAAGGATAGAAAATTATCTGGGTTTTCCTTCAGGACTTAGCGGAGCAGACCTGGCAAGAAGAGCAATTAGTCAGGCCAGGCGCCTGGGTGCGGAATTTTTATCTCCTAAAGAAGTTGTATCGATAAAGAATGCTGGCAACTACAAAATCATAACGCTGACAGATGGCAGCAAGCTCAACAGCAGGGCAATAATTATTACAACCGGGGTTGATTACCGTAAACTTGAAACACCTGGGGTAGAAGATTTCACAGGGGCAGGGGTTTATTACGGGGCTGCAATGACAGAGGCCGCAGCATGCAAGGATAAAAATGTCTACATTGTTGGCGGGGGAAATTCTGCCGGACAATCGGCGGTGTACCTTTCAAAGTTTGCGGATAAGGTTTATATTGTTATTCGCAAAGACAGTTTATCCTATACCATGTCTTCCTACCTGATCCGGCAAATTGCGGATATATCAAACATCGAAGTACTCACCGGTACCGAAATCAGGGAAGCCTCAGGAGAGAAGTATCTGCAGCAGCTCACCCTTGAAAATGTTGCAACTGGCGAAAAATCAACCGGAGATGCTGCCGCACTGTACATATTTATAGGGGCCAAACCGTTTACTGACTGGCTGGATGGTACCATTCAGCGAAACCAAAAGGGCTTTATTGAAACCGGCCATGAGCTCGTGGCCTATACTGATTTCAAACTAGCCTGGAAGTTAAAAAGAGATCCTTTCCTTCTGGAAACAAGTATGCCGGGTATTTTCGCCGCTGGCGATGTCCGTGCCGGAGCTATGAACAGGGTTGCTTCGGCAGTTGGCGAAGGTTCGATGGCAATTTCCTTTGTGCACAAATACCTTGCCGAAAACTAA
- a CDS encoding sensor histidine kinase: protein MAQHKDQLKQFGALTGVPLSQLEWLEQHSKVFNYFDGDFITVEGTDIDGPHFIVEGHVILFMKQGNENREIVTLGEGEIFGYLPYSRSTHASYFVQAIGPVRIVSFNTKEIRIMIRDHFELSQALVHMMNNRVRDFTALQQQNDKMAALGKLAAGLAHELNNPAAALVSDALSLRLHLDFETKALKELTALGMEPSQARDVNKELLRIMASKYNAGLSLKERSRKEEEVAGWLDKHEVTNSEDLSEIFVDFNISPENLQLLERFIPEQIRSSVFDWMHHIFITEKMIRDIQVSSSRISELIKSVKIYTHMDRGAEKSASDIHSGISNTLSILGHKLRAGNIELDEIYDRVLPPVMAYTGELNQVWTNLIDNALDSMQVNKKGKLTISTQKDREFVKIMITDNGPGIPETIRSNIFDPFFTTKDVGKGTGMGLETVQRIVLKHKGTVKVQSLPGETTFTVCLPVDYSAANKK from the coding sequence ATGGCACAACATAAAGATCAGTTAAAGCAATTTGGAGCGCTTACCGGTGTTCCCCTTTCTCAGCTGGAATGGTTAGAGCAACATAGCAAAGTGTTCAATTATTTTGATGGTGACTTTATAACGGTTGAAGGCACAGATATCGACGGACCGCATTTCATTGTGGAAGGCCATGTCATTCTCTTTATGAAACAGGGGAATGAAAACAGGGAAATTGTGACCTTGGGCGAAGGTGAAATATTTGGTTATCTGCCTTATTCCAGAAGTACGCATGCAAGTTATTTTGTACAGGCTATTGGGCCGGTAAGAATAGTATCTTTCAATACAAAAGAGATACGTATAATGATAAGGGATCATTTTGAACTATCCCAGGCACTGGTGCATATGATGAATAACAGGGTGCGTGATTTTACAGCACTTCAACAGCAAAATGATAAAATGGCCGCCTTGGGAAAATTGGCTGCCGGCCTGGCACATGAATTGAACAATCCTGCTGCTGCCCTGGTTAGCGATGCACTTTCACTTCGCCTGCACCTGGATTTTGAGACAAAAGCACTTAAAGAACTTACCGCATTGGGTATGGAACCCTCACAGGCACGGGACGTAAATAAGGAATTGCTAAGAATCATGGCATCAAAATATAATGCAGGCTTAAGTCTGAAGGAAAGATCCAGAAAAGAAGAAGAAGTTGCTGGCTGGCTGGATAAACATGAAGTGACTAATTCCGAGGATTTGTCGGAAATATTTGTTGATTTTAATATTAGCCCTGAAAATCTTCAATTGTTGGAAAGATTCATCCCTGAGCAAATCAGGTCATCTGTTTTTGATTGGATGCATCACATTTTTATAACTGAAAAAATGATCCGGGATATTCAGGTATCATCCTCAAGGATTTCTGAACTGATTAAATCCGTTAAAATTTATACCCATATGGATCGGGGGGCGGAAAAATCAGCTTCGGATATCCACAGCGGAATCAGCAATACCCTTAGCATTTTAGGTCATAAACTCCGGGCAGGAAACATCGAACTTGATGAAATATACGATCGAGTGCTTCCACCGGTTATGGCCTACACAGGGGAGCTCAATCAGGTGTGGACTAACCTTATTGATAATGCCCTGGACAGTATGCAGGTGAATAAGAAAGGTAAATTAACCATTTCAACCCAAAAAGACCGTGAATTTGTTAAAATCATGATTACCGACAATGGCCCGGGTATACCTGAAACGATCAGATCAAACATCTTTGATCCGTTTTTTACTACCAAAGACGTCGGCAAAGGAACTGGCATGGGCCTGGAAACCGTACAGCGGATCGTGCTAAAACACAAAGGTACTGTCAAAGTACAGTCCTTGCCGGGTGAAACCACCTTTACTGTCTGCTTACCGGTTGACTACAGTGCCGCCAATAAAAAATAA
- a CDS encoding NmrA family NAD(P)-binding protein, translating to MSHSLKVPTVLVLGSTGQIGQLIVKKLKDRTDVKVRVTSRRRAEYEQLKSKGIDIAYLDLDRAETFAAALAGVDRVFLITGYSVAMLTQSKVLIDSAKKAGVQHIVHLGIFGEWDCTDPHFAWHQLIESYMKTSGMKWTNLHPNMFMENVLAFFAPKNGKFTTYWGDQRMGWVAGQDIATVAAQVLLEGPEKHSSKDYWMSTEVLDASGIAAILTEVLGQDIKGEVKSHQDFKAVFIGGSVAVEDWYAEGAIEFTRQVSNGEMGYIGTIRNDVPFITGEAALTFRQWAMIHKKELAQAAK from the coding sequence ATGTCACATTCTTTAAAAGTACCAACGGTGCTGGTTTTAGGCTCTACCGGACAGATCGGCCAATTAATTGTTAAGAAGTTAAAAGATCGTACAGACGTAAAAGTTCGGGTAACGTCTCGCAGGCGCGCCGAATACGAGCAGCTGAAGTCAAAAGGTATCGATATTGCGTACCTTGATCTTGATAGGGCAGAGACTTTTGCAGCAGCACTTGCCGGCGTGGACAGGGTTTTTCTTATAACCGGCTATTCGGTTGCCATGCTTACCCAGAGTAAAGTATTAATCGACTCAGCAAAAAAAGCAGGTGTGCAGCATATAGTGCATCTGGGAATCTTTGGGGAATGGGATTGTACTGATCCCCATTTTGCATGGCATCAACTCATTGAAAGTTATATGAAAACAAGTGGGATGAAATGGACAAACCTGCATCCGAACATGTTCATGGAAAATGTACTTGCTTTTTTTGCTCCAAAGAATGGTAAATTTACAACCTATTGGGGGGATCAAAGAATGGGATGGGTGGCCGGGCAGGACATTGCCACCGTAGCGGCCCAGGTACTACTGGAAGGACCTGAAAAACACAGCAGCAAAGACTACTGGATGAGTACAGAGGTACTGGATGCCTCAGGTATTGCTGCCATACTTACGGAAGTTTTAGGACAAGACATTAAAGGGGAAGTTAAATCACACCAGGATTTTAAAGCTGTTTTCATTGGTGGAAGTGTGGCAGTCGAAGATTGGTATGCTGAAGGTGCCATTGAATTTACCAGGCAGGTAAGTAACGGAGAAATGGGATATATCGGAACCATCCGTAATGACGTTCCTTTCATTACAGGTGAAGCTGCGTTAACGTTTAGACAATGGGCAATGATCCATAAAAAGGAGCTTGCACAAGCCGCAAAGTAA
- a CDS encoding antibiotic biosynthesis monooxygenase produces MKTDITVITHTVKKGHNEAFEQWIHDIVNDAVNFEGYQGINIIKPFDESNEYTLTVRFDDKRNRLQWESSEIRRHWVSKLDTLVAKAGEIHYEQGVEFWFSTPLRPANLTAPKWKMALLTWSAVFTLICFLTLFINTIAPDIPLVIRLFSMTIVMTLSLTYIIMPRITKMFSFWLFKEAKNEQAAKVE; encoded by the coding sequence ATGAAAACTGATATTACTGTCATTACACATACCGTAAAAAAAGGCCACAACGAAGCTTTTGAACAGTGGATTCATGATATTGTAAACGATGCTGTAAACTTTGAAGGCTATCAGGGTATTAATATTATTAAACCATTTGATGAAAGCAATGAATATACACTTACTGTGCGGTTCGATGATAAAAGGAACAGACTGCAATGGGAATCTTCCGAAATCAGAAGACATTGGGTTTCAAAGCTGGATACACTCGTTGCCAAAGCAGGGGAAATCCACTATGAGCAAGGCGTGGAATTCTGGTTTTCGACCCCGCTGCGGCCTGCTAACCTCACTGCTCCAAAGTGGAAAATGGCTTTACTGACCTGGTCAGCTGTCTTTACGCTCATTTGCTTTTTAACGCTTTTTATTAATACCATAGCCCCTGATATCCCCTTAGTGATAAGGTTGTTTTCTATGACGATTGTAATGACTTTGAGTTTAACTTATATCATTATGCCCCGGATAACAAAAATGTTTTCTTTCTGGTTATTTAAAGAGGCTAAAAATGAACAGGCTGCCAAAGTAGAGTGA
- a CDS encoding UBP-type zinc finger domain-containing protein, whose amino-acid sequence MADNNSICGHLEAITELKFPVKHECSECMKTGGNWVHLRTCQACGETLCCDSSPNKHMSKHAAEKGHPVAISAEPKERWLWCFKDKQMAEY is encoded by the coding sequence ATGGCAGATAACAATAGCATATGCGGCCATCTGGAAGCGATCACAGAACTGAAATTTCCAGTAAAACATGAATGCTCCGAATGCATGAAAACCGGCGGTAACTGGGTACACCTGCGTACTTGCCAGGCTTGTGGGGAAACGCTTTGCTGCGACTCTTCGCCCAACAAACACATGAGTAAGCATGCAGCTGAAAAAGGCCATCCAGTGGCTATTTCAGCTGAACCCAAAGAGCGTTGGCTTTGGTGCTTTAAAGACAAACAGATGGCTGAATATTAG
- a CDS encoding quinone oxidoreductase family protein — translation MKALIFDKIGIPQQVLYLAELPIPVIGDNDVLVRMVGASINPGDFLFIQNLYPEPKKPVFPHQVGGGHGAGTIEKVGKNVMLKPGAFVAFSYYNTWSEYVAVPAEYLIELPKDFPLEKAAQINNLVSAWDLLTDSGVEKGQWLALTAGNSSLSLIISQYAAQRGIKVVSIVRKQRPELGAQLTKATETIELSKLEGSLKDKIMAVTGGWGVNGIIDNVGGPQLADLIKSVAFGSKLIVNGGMSREKFELHNFDILMTNLTIQAHIYRYLFAPVQSSDFTMLSDIIEITKQPDFYVHIGGKHQLEDFRSAVEATIQNPEKGKRFFVF, via the coding sequence ATGAAAGCATTAATTTTTGATAAAATTGGCATTCCACAGCAGGTGCTTTATTTGGCTGAGCTGCCAATTCCTGTCATTGGCGATAACGATGTGCTTGTTCGTATGGTTGGCGCATCAATCAACCCAGGAGATTTTCTTTTTATTCAAAACCTGTATCCCGAGCCTAAAAAACCGGTTTTCCCCCATCAGGTTGGTGGAGGCCATGGAGCTGGAACAATAGAAAAAGTGGGTAAGAATGTCATGCTGAAACCCGGCGCTTTTGTAGCTTTCAGTTATTACAATACCTGGTCAGAATATGTGGCAGTTCCTGCCGAATATCTGATCGAGCTTCCGAAGGATTTTCCACTGGAAAAAGCTGCACAGATTAATAATCTGGTTAGCGCCTGGGATCTGCTTACTGATTCCGGAGTAGAAAAAGGGCAGTGGCTTGCCCTAACAGCAGGAAATTCTTCCCTCTCCCTAATTATTTCCCAATATGCAGCTCAAAGGGGGATAAAAGTAGTATCCATCGTCAGAAAGCAAAGACCTGAATTAGGTGCCCAGCTTACCAAAGCAACGGAAACCATAGAGCTCTCAAAATTAGAAGGGTCTTTAAAAGATAAGATCATGGCAGTTACAGGTGGCTGGGGTGTTAACGGAATTATCGACAATGTGGGTGGCCCTCAACTTGCTGATTTGATTAAATCTGTTGCTTTCGGCAGCAAGTTAATTGTTAATGGCGGGATGAGCAGGGAAAAATTTGAGCTGCATAACTTTGATATCCTGATGACCAATCTTACGATCCAGGCTCATATTTACCGTTACTTGTTTGCACCTGTTCAAAGTAGTGACTTTACAATGCTTAGTGATATTATAGAAATAACAAAGCAGCCAGATTTCTATGTACATATTGGCGGTAAACATCAACTGGAAGATTTCAGGTCCGCAGTAGAAGCCACCATTCAAAATCCGGAAAAAGGAAAGCGTTTTTTTGTCTTTTGA
- a CDS encoding aldo/keto reductase produces MEYRQLGNSGLRVPVLSFGTATFGGGNDWFKAWGSTQVEEASRMVNLCLDAGVNFFDTANVYSAGASEQILGKAISGLRDKVLISTKAVFPTSSDINDFGSSRINLRKSCEESLKRLGTDHIDVYHLHGFDANTPMEETIRALDDLIQSGKIRYIACSNYSSWHLMKSLSISERYGWSKFVAHQVYYSLLDRDFELDLMPVGIDQNIGSIIWSPLSAGKLSGKYNRRSGFPADARIAQGGSPVLEDDNQDRLYKIVDVLEEVAGQTEKSVAQVSLNWLLKRPTVSNIIIGARNEEQLKHNLGAVGWSLTIEQVKKLDAASEVPRVYPYWHQKQFPLLNSTVDLYKV; encoded by the coding sequence ATGGAATACAGACAGCTAGGTAATTCAGGATTACGAGTACCGGTCCTTAGCTTTGGAACAGCCACGTTTGGCGGGGGAAATGATTGGTTCAAAGCATGGGGAAGCACTCAGGTTGAAGAAGCTTCGAGGATGGTGAACCTTTGCCTGGATGCAGGCGTAAACTTTTTTGATACAGCCAATGTCTATTCAGCAGGAGCATCTGAACAAATACTTGGAAAAGCTATTTCGGGATTGCGTGATAAGGTTTTAATCTCCACCAAGGCTGTTTTTCCGACTTCATCAGATATTAATGATTTTGGTTCTTCCCGGATAAACCTTAGAAAGTCCTGCGAAGAAAGTTTAAAAAGACTTGGAACAGATCATATCGATGTATACCATTTGCATGGATTTGATGCAAATACCCCCATGGAAGAAACAATCAGAGCACTGGATGATCTGATTCAATCAGGCAAAATCAGATACATTGCATGTTCCAATTATTCCAGTTGGCATTTGATGAAATCCCTTTCCATTTCGGAGCGCTATGGATGGTCAAAATTTGTTGCCCACCAGGTTTATTACTCCTTACTTGACAGAGACTTCGAACTGGATCTGATGCCTGTAGGCATCGATCAAAATATCGGCTCTATTATCTGGAGCCCTCTTTCAGCAGGAAAATTAAGTGGAAAGTATAACCGCAGGAGTGGATTTCCTGCTGATGCAAGAATTGCACAGGGTGGCAGCCCGGTCCTTGAAGATGACAATCAGGATCGGTTATACAAAATTGTTGATGTACTCGAAGAAGTTGCCGGGCAGACAGAGAAGTCTGTAGCTCAGGTTTCACTTAACTGGTTATTAAAGCGGCCTACCGTATCAAACATAATCATTGGGGCCCGCAATGAAGAGCAGCTTAAACATAATCTTGGCGCAGTTGGATGGAGCTTAACCATTGAACAGGTAAAAAAATTAGATGCCGCAAGTGAAGTTCCCCGGGTATATCCTTACTGGCATCAAAAGCAATTCCCATTGCTAAATAGTACAGTGGATTTATATAAAGTCTAA
- a CDS encoding NAD(P)-binding domain-containing protein, with protein MSFEETLDTGSETVQASIAVPHYYELYERKFGIQVYRPLEVENVYLHKERFYIDSTETLFSTLGIINATGTWESPYIPTYPGTNLFGGEQLHTRDFKSADYFRGKHVIVVGAGISAIQLLDQISKVTTTTWVTRRAPEFRELPFDDVAGHKAVAMVEERVRNGLPPLSVVSVTGLPLSPEVLDIKKRGVLERFPMFSEITRGGVKWEDGREEKADVILWNTGFKGALEHLKAVLPREESGGILMAGRFATMVAKEPRIHLPGYGPSASTIGANRAGPIAARELMATLGLAGNRES; from the coding sequence ATGTCTTTTGAAGAAACGCTGGATACGGGTAGCGAGACAGTACAAGCTAGTATAGCGGTGCCGCACTACTACGAGCTTTACGAGCGGAAATTTGGAATCCAGGTTTATCGCCCATTGGAAGTAGAAAATGTTTATCTCCACAAGGAGCGGTTTTACATTGATTCTACCGAAACACTGTTTTCTACATTAGGCATTATTAATGCCACCGGTACCTGGGAAAGTCCCTACATCCCTACCTACCCGGGAACTAATCTCTTTGGTGGTGAACAACTGCACACACGGGATTTCAAATCTGCCGACTACTTCAGGGGCAAGCACGTTATCGTGGTGGGTGCCGGAATATCCGCCATTCAACTGCTCGACCAAATTTCAAAAGTGACAACCACCACCTGGGTTACGCGCCGCGCTCCCGAATTTAGAGAACTGCCTTTTGACGATGTAGCCGGCCATAAGGCAGTGGCTATGGTGGAAGAACGGGTTAGGAATGGGTTACCACCTTTGTCCGTCGTGTCTGTTACGGGCTTACCCCTTTCGCCGGAAGTCTTAGACATCAAAAAAAGAGGAGTGCTCGAACGCTTTCCAATGTTTAGCGAGATCACAAGAGGCGGGGTAAAATGGGAAGATGGCAGGGAAGAAAAAGCCGACGTCATTCTATGGAACACTGGCTTTAAGGGAGCGCTGGAGCATTTAAAAGCAGTGTTACCCAGAGAGGAAAGTGGTGGCATACTGATGGCTGGCCGGTTCGCAACAATGGTTGCCAAAGAGCCACGTATCCATTTGCCCGGATACGGCCCATCGGCTTCAACTATTGGCGCCAACCGAGCGGGACCGATAGCTGCCAGGGAGTTGATGGCCACATTGGGTCTCGCCGGCAACCGGGAATCTTAA
- a CDS encoding isochorismatase family cysteine hydrolase, with amino-acid sequence MKTTYQIDKTALVLVDVLNDFLADDGKLNAGVKPMIEKMDLKANLKNLISSSRQAGIKIVYAPHGLDEHSFENLSHVLPRMQWGKDNKVFWKDSKGADFYQDYYPMEGDIVAERHHIYNSFFNTDLDKQLRDNGIEYVVLAGFTSQTCVEGTGRHALESGYHVTFLTDGVAEFTERAQDMAIEISYPAFGHAVLTIAEFIDALKTSVA; translated from the coding sequence ATGAAGACCACCTATCAAATTGACAAAACAGCGCTTGTTTTAGTAGACGTTCTGAATGATTTTCTGGCAGATGACGGCAAGCTGAATGCGGGAGTGAAGCCCATGATCGAAAAAATGGATCTAAAGGCAAATCTGAAAAATCTGATTTCATCCTCACGTCAGGCAGGCATTAAAATTGTCTATGCGCCGCATGGCCTGGACGAGCATAGTTTTGAGAATCTCTCTCATGTACTACCCCGGATGCAATGGGGAAAAGATAATAAGGTGTTTTGGAAAGACAGTAAAGGTGCTGACTTTTATCAGGATTACTATCCGATGGAAGGTGATATCGTTGCAGAACGACATCATATCTACAATTCGTTTTTTAATACTGATCTTGACAAGCAGCTTCGTGACAATGGAATAGAGTATGTGGTACTGGCAGGCTTTACCTCCCAGACTTGTGTTGAAGGTACCGGCAGGCATGCGCTTGAATCAGGATACCACGTGACATTCCTGACTGATGGCGTGGCAGAATTTACCGAGCGTGCCCAGGATATGGCCATTGAAATATCGTATCCTGCCTTTGGTCATGCCGTGCTTACCATCGCAGAATTCATCGATGCTTTAAAGACATCTGTGGCATAG
- a CDS encoding OsmC family peroxiredoxin, whose product MKAIGKSTWEGTWKEGTGTISTKSAILTNAPVSYSSRFEGAPGASPEELLAAAHAACFNQALANIAGQNNLKTESINTEVEVELGFEESTGHPEIKGLHFNVQSSIPNATEEQFQDFAQRASVSCTISKIIKVKGTVTATLIK is encoded by the coding sequence ATGAAAGCAATAGGAAAATCAACGTGGGAAGGCACCTGGAAAGAAGGAACCGGGACAATTTCAACAAAATCAGCCATTTTGACCAATGCTCCGGTCAGTTATTCAAGCAGGTTTGAAGGTGCTCCCGGAGCAAGTCCGGAAGAACTACTGGCAGCGGCACACGCGGCCTGCTTTAATCAGGCGCTGGCCAATATAGCGGGGCAGAACAACTTGAAAACAGAAAGTATCAATACCGAAGTTGAAGTTGAACTTGGATTTGAAGAAAGTACAGGGCACCCTGAAATCAAAGGTCTGCATTTTAATGTGCAATCCAGTATTCCAAATGCCACCGAGGAGCAGTTTCAGGACTTTGCCCAAAGAGCTAGTGTAAGCTGTACGATTTCAAAAATTATCAAGGTGAAAGGAACTGTTACGGCAACCCTGATAAAATAA